The region TAAATCGATAGACAGCAGATTTTGCATTTTAGAATCTCTATTGCTCTGCGACTTTCGGTTCGATCCCCAACAGGCCTGAGAATTCCAACAGCAAGCGTTGGGGGGCGTTCATTTCGGCGCGCTGTTTGAGGACCGATCTAGCCAGCGCCGGCTTGTCGGTCAGCAGGCCGTCGACGCCTCGGCTTATCATCGCCGACATCGTCGCGGCGTCGTTGACCGTCCAGACGAAGACCTGTTTGCCGTTGTCGTGTGCTTCGTCGATCACCAGCGGATCGGCGAACGTTGCGTTGATGGCCAGGAAGTCGGCTTCCAGCTTTTTCATGTTCCCCGCGGCGACCGACATCAGCAGTCCGACTTTCCACTCAGGCTTGATCGATTTCATCTTTTCCACGCCGGGACGTTTGAGCGACATGGCCATGACTTGATCGTTCATTCCCGCTTGATCGACGATATCGGCGACGCGTTGTTCCAGCATCTGATCGTGACCGTAGTACTTCAGCTCGATGTTCACGCCCACTTTGTCTTTGCACAACGCAAGCACTTCGGCAAGCGTCGGTACCCGTTGGTCGGCAAAGTCGGGCGAATACCACGTGCCGATGTCGATCTCTTTCAGGTCCTCGACGTTAGCGTCCCAGATTTTCAGTGGATTCTTCGAGAGCTTCATGAAGTCGCTATCGTGCATCACCACCACTTCGCCATCCACCGTTTCCTGGACGTCCAGTTCGATCCAATCGGCACCGTCATCGATCGCTTGCTGGAACGAAGCGAGCGTGTTCTCAGGCGCTTTGCTGGAAGCTCCGCGATGGGCCATGATCTGTACGTTGTCTTCCAGTTGAATCGATTCGACCGCGGCAATACCGATCAACACGGCGATCAGTATGCCAGCCACGGCGACGACCGTCAGCCGCAGCCGGGTGATCTGCGGGATGGCGTATGTCCCTTCCTCGCCGAACTGCACCAGTTCAAATTCCTCAGCTTGGGCCCAGTTTTGATACAGCGTGAACAGCATCGCCGTGAACGTCGTCGTACCGAGCAAGTTGCCGGCCAGGTTCACCACCGTCAGACACAACAGCGCAAAGCCGATCGCCATGACTAACGACTGCAAAGAGGTCGTCGAATCAGGTGCCACTTGTTGCCACAGCCATGTCACCACCGCCGACGCGATGGAAGAAATCACCATGATGGTGACGGCCCAGCCGATAATCCAAAGCACAATCGGCCGCCGCTTGCCGTGCGATCGCTGTCGACTTTGGCGTAACGCTTCGGTCGGCGAAAGTCGCTCGAACACCAGCAGCGGTAGCGCGAAGAAGTAACTTGCCATCAACCACAACACGACACTGACCAGTCCAATCGCCAGCACAACACCAATCCCCACCGCAACGCGAAAGACCGGTGGATTCTCTTTCAAGTAATAGTTGATGTCATATTCCGTCAGCAGCGAGAAATAAACGATTGCCGCGATCACCAAAAACGGCGCAATCGCACCGATCAAAATCACAATGATCCGCAACGTCAGCCGCACCACCTGCAAACCATGCAGCATGGCGAACCGCACCGCACCGATCGGCGACAACTTCTGCCCTGCCGATCGGGCCATCAACACGCCCAACAGCGACGTCTGTTCCAGAAACACGATCCCCAGCCAAAGCGATCCAACGACAATCAAGCAAACCCATCCGGCCGGGCCGAGAAAGAACAGTGCGATATCGACGTCCGACAGAACGTCGTCGCCAAACGTTGCTAGAAACGTGCGAAACAAACTACTCAACAGCGGAGTCAGCAGAATGAACGCCAGAATCTTGTAAAGAATGTCGGTAGCGAAAAGCGTTTTCCAGCACGCAGAAAAAGATTTCGAGGCCTGGGCAATCATAGTCAGCTCGTCTCTCGGAAATTCGTCGCGTGATGCGGAAGCCTCATGCTTTCGCTTTAAAACAAGTGATACGCCTTCGCATAGAGTGTCTCGGCCAGCGTTTCGTCGTTGGCCCGACGGAGCAAATCATAGTATCCGTACGGGTACTTGAACACATGTCCGATGCCCACCGCTTTGTCCCCTCGCTGCTGCCAATATTTGGCCTGATTTGGCCGCAGCAGACTAGGAGCATGATCTTTAATTTTCCGAGCGTCCCGGCCAGGTCCTTTTCGTGTGACGGTCACATACTTGCGAAACGCCGTACGACAGCCCTCGGCCAGTTCTTCATCGCCATCGGCAGCCAACTCAACCAATGCCTGGCCAAACGTCAGCATGTGACCGGCGAATCCTTGCCCATGGCCAACGAATCGGTCGATTGCGGTGCTGGCCTCTTGCAGGACAAAACGCGATGCCGCAACCGAATCGGCAAACGGTGGCGGTTGAACCTCTTCGTCCGGCGCTTCGTCGCGCCATGGTTTGAACTTGCGAATCATCTGGCAGATCCCATCCACGCGCTGCGGCGTCGCTAACTGCGGCATGATCGTGAACGACTTGATCGCCAGACTCGTGAAGATCACGTTGTGTCCTACTTCGCGCAATGCCTCGCGCCCATCGAGCAATGCCAGGCGAACTTTTTGAATCGCTTGTGGATCGGGGTCTTCCTCGGGAAATGGTTCGCACAGCTTCGTTTTGCCCCAGTTCAAATCGAACAGCTGCGAAATACGCGCGGTTGCTGCGTCGTCGAAACCATTTTCGACACACATCAAGTGAGCCGAAATCATCGCCGCGCCTCGATGCCCGTCGTTGAAATAGTTCATCTGATGGCAGCGCGCGAGGGCATTCATTCCTTGGCGAATCAGATGCTGGTCGTCCAGCGGCGATGGATCTTCGGCCCAAAGCTGGACGGGAACAATCCCTGCCGCGCAAAGACTGCCCGAAAGCGCAAGCTGCGAAAAGCGGCGACGATCGACGTGGCTATCCATGGGGCTCTCCGAGAGAAGATCGGGCGTGGAAATCGCTTAGGCCCATTCTAACGTCGGACGCACCAATCGCGAAAAGTTAACTCGCCGGCTGCCAATCGAGCACAAACTGACGTTGTGTCGGAGTCTGAGGAACGACAACGCTGCGGCGCTGGATGTCGACG is a window of Bremerella sp. TYQ1 DNA encoding:
- a CDS encoding glycerophosphodiester phosphodiesterase, whose translation is MIAQASKSFSACWKTLFATDILYKILAFILLTPLLSSLFRTFLATFGDDVLSDVDIALFFLGPAGWVCLIVVGSLWLGIVFLEQTSLLGVLMARSAGQKLSPIGAVRFAMLHGLQVVRLTLRIIVILIGAIAPFLVIAAIVYFSLLTEYDINYYLKENPPVFRVAVGIGVVLAIGLVSVVLWLMASYFFALPLLVFERLSPTEALRQSRQRSHGKRRPIVLWIIGWAVTIMVISSIASAVVTWLWQQVAPDSTTSLQSLVMAIGFALLCLTVVNLAGNLLGTTTFTAMLFTLYQNWAQAEEFELVQFGEEGTYAIPQITRLRLTVVAVAGILIAVLIGIAAVESIQLEDNVQIMAHRGASSKAPENTLASFQQAIDDGADWIELDVQETVDGEVVVMHDSDFMKLSKNPLKIWDANVEDLKEIDIGTWYSPDFADQRVPTLAEVLALCKDKVGVNIELKYYGHDQMLEQRVADIVDQAGMNDQVMAMSLKRPGVEKMKSIKPEWKVGLLMSVAAGNMKKLEADFLAINATFADPLVIDEAHDNGKQVFVWTVNDAATMSAMISRGVDGLLTDKPALARSVLKQRAEMNAPQRLLLEFSGLLGIEPKVAEQ